Proteins from a single region of Diorhabda sublineata isolate icDioSubl1.1 chromosome 2, icDioSubl1.1, whole genome shotgun sequence:
- the LOC130452725 gene encoding alanine--glyoxylate aminotransferase 2, mitochondrial, with translation MNQFVRYLRHYCTKPELPKCDFIPKKYKGLSYNEMKEIRNLNVNPVLKTYYSEPLALHQGYKQWLFDIYGKRYLDMFAGVCTVAVGHCHPKINEAVKEQMDTLGHITTLYFNTKLQEYAKKLAGKLPGNLESIYFVNSGSEANDLALLIARAYTGKFDVMSLKNCYHGMTYQTMGLTSNNTYKYPVAGPAGMFTTLNPDVYRGLWGGQNCRDSPVQTDRSCNCSGECQAGLKYLEQFEHELKHDIPNTGLAAFWAESIQGLGGAVQYPKNFIKGVYEMVKSKGGLYVADEVQTGFGRTGEHFWGFEGHGIVPDIVTMAKGIGNGYPLAAVATTPEIASALTKAAHFNTFGGNPIGCTVGKTVLEIIEEEKLQENSKNIGTYLLLKLEKLKSKFSIVGDVRGKGLMIGVELVEDKDSKVPLDAARMMKFWEKCLDLGLIIGRGGLHGNVIRIKPPMCITKEDADFTLKVMEISLKDV, from the exons atgaatCAGTTCGTTCGCTATTTACGACATTACTGTACAAAACCAGAATTGCCAAAATGTGACTTCATCCCTAAAAAGTACAAG GGTTTGTCCTAcaatgaaatgaaagaaatacGAAACTTAAACGTCAATCCCGTTCTTAAAACTTATTATAGTGAACCGCTTGCCTTACATCAAGGTTATAAACAATGGTTATTCGATATTTATGGAAAACGTTATTTAGATATGTTCGCGGGAGTGTGTACAGTTGCTGTTGGACATTGTCATCC aaaaattaacgaAGCTGTGAAAGAACAAATGGATACATTAGGTCATATCACAACTCTCTATTTCAACACAAAATTGCAAGAATATGCTAAGAAGTTGGCTGGAAAATTACCGGGTAATTTAGAA AGTATCTATTTTGTAAACAGTGGTAGTGAAGCAAATGATTTAGCTTTATTGATAGCTAGAGCTTATACTGGAAAATTTGATGTTATgtctttgaaaaattgttatcaCGGTATGACTTACCAAACTATGGGATTGACATCAAATAATACTTACAAGTATCCTGTAGCAGGGCCAGCTGGAATGTTTAcg ACTTTAAATCCTGATGTTTACCGAGGATTATGGGGTGGTCAGAACTGTCGTGACAGTCCCGTTCAAACAGACAGATCTTGCAATTGCAGTGGAGAGTGTCAGGCAggtttgaaatatttggaacaaTTCGAACATGAACTCAAACACGATATTCCAAATACTGGCTTAGCTGCTTTTTGGGCGGAATCTATTCAAGGTCTTGGAGGAGCTGTTCAATAtcccaaaaatttcataaaaggTGTTTATGAGATGGTAAAAAGTAAAGGTGGACTTTACGTAGCTGACGAA GTACAAACAGGATTTGGAAGAACAGGAGAACATTTTTGGGGTTTTGAAGGACACGGTATCGTTCCAGATATAGTAACAATGGCTAAAGGAATCGGTAACGGCTATCCTTTGGCGGCAGTAGCAACTACCCCAGAAATTGCCAGTGCATTAACAAAAGCAGCACATTTCAATACTTTCGGAGGAAATCCAATAGGATGTACAGTAGGCAAGACTGTACTTGAG attatcgaagaagaaaaacttcaagaaaactctaaaaatattggaacatacttgttattgaaattggaaaaattaaaatcaaaatttagtaTAGTGGGTGATGTTCGTGGGAAAGGATTGATGATTGGTGTCGAATTAGTTGAAGACAAGGACTCTAAAGTGCCGTTAGATGCTGCAAGAATGatgaaattttgggaaaaatgtCTTGATCTCGGATTAATTATTGGAAGAGGTGGTTTGCATGGAAAC
- the LOC130453400 gene encoding dimethyladenosine transferase 1, mitochondrial: MITPRKHIRLPPLPTIRDLVKLYRIRALRQLSQNFLMDERITDNIVKAAGKLRDHHVCEIGPGPGGITRSIIKKQPKKLIVVEKDPRFLPTLELLQECCKDFTDFQIEIDDIRSYNFETGFKGAPKHDWFEAPPPVHLIGNLPFSVSTNLIIRFLQAISEKNSAWTFGRSSMTLTFQKEVGERMVAPIMDKQRCRLSVMCQLWCEVQYKFTIPGKAFVPKPDVDVAVMTLVPLKYPLVDLPFKMVEKVLRTIFNMRQKYCIRGIEKLFPEHLRTDLGVKLCKLADIETTTRPFQISNEEFVRILYAYKVICEDHPGLEQYDFRAAKIPLMEQQM; this comes from the exons ATGATTACTCCAAGAAAGCATATTCGTTTACCTCCTTTACCTACTATTAGAGATTTAGTTAAGTTATATCGTATTCGAGCACTTCGTCagttatctcaaaattttttaatggatGAGAG GATTACCGATAATATTGTTAAAGCTGCTGGAAAATTAAGAGATCATCATGTTTGTGAAATTGGTCCTGGACCAGGGGGTATCACTAggtcaataataaaaaagcaacCTAAGAAATTGATTGTAGTTGAAAAAGATCCCAGGTTCCTTCCTACATTGGAGCTATTGCAAGAATGTTGTAAagattttactgattttcaaatagaaattgatgataTCAGAAGTTACAATTTCGAGACTGGTTTTAAAGGAGCTCCAAAACATGATTGGTTTGAGGCACCACCTCCAGTTCATCTAATTG GTAATTTACCTTTCAGTGTTTCTACAAATCTCATCATTAGATTTCTACAGGCAATATCTGAGAAAAATTCAGCGTGGACCTTCGGAAGATCATCAATGACTTTAACATTTCAAAAAGAAGTTGGGGAAAGAATGGTGGCGCCTATTATGGACAAACAAAGATGTCGTTTATCAGTAATGTGTCAATTATGGTGTGAAGTTCAATATAAATTCACCATACCCGGTAAAGCATTTGTACCAAAACCAGATGTTGACGTTGCTGTAATGACTCTTGTTCCATTGAAATATCCTCTAGTGGATCTTCCATTCAAAATGGTTGAAAAAGTTCTaagaactatttttaatatgagGCAGAAGTATTGCATACGAGGAATTGAAAAACTGTTTCCAGAACATCTGAGAACTGATCTAG gcGTCAAACTTTGTAAACTAGCTGATATTGAGACTACTACAAGACCATTTCAAATAAGTAATGAGGAATTCGTGAGAATATTGTATGCCTACAAGGTCATTTGTGAGGATCACCCTGGATTAGAGCAGTATGATTTTAGAGCCGCTAAAATACCACTGATGGAGCAgcaaatgtaa